The Hevea brasiliensis isolate MT/VB/25A 57/8 chromosome 9, ASM3005281v1, whole genome shotgun sequence nucleotide sequence TTTCTTGATTGAATTGGATTTTGATGTTTGGATCTGTTTTGTGTTCTCTGATGTGGGTTTTATTTTGGGGTTTCTCTTGAATTATTTATCTTTTTCTGAGTTTTGATGTATCTTTATGTTCCATTTGAAGTTCTAATTCCaagcatataatttatttaaagagACAAATGGTCTTTATTGTGAAAATGATATGGATATAATTGTCTTGTAGGGTTATAATCAAGTGTGAAAATATTTCCATGTTAGCCAAAAAAGTTTGGGATCATTGTATTTTTATCCATCTTCTGCAAACATGTATTATTATAAGTGATTCTTGTTGGGTTCcttaaatcccatttgctattcattttctttctttatttttgctTTCATTTCTTTAAATAACTAAGAGGCATTTGTTGTCTTTGAGCATGTGTGCTAAAGGAATTGACATTCTTGTCTGCAGTGGGCACCCTGTTAGGAGCCATGACTGGAGCTTTGATAGGCCAAGAAACTGAGAGTGGGTTTGTCCGAGGGGCTGCTGTTGGAGCCATATCAGGAGCTGTTTTCTCAATTGAAGTCTTTGAATCTTCTCTTCATCTTTGGCAGTCGGATGAATCTGGTATTGGGTGTCTTCTCTACTTGGTGAGCAATTTAGCTTCTGTTTCCTTGCTAATGCGCATAGATGTTCACTATAAGCTCATGGAAAGTGAAAGTTAATGCTTGCATATCTCTAATGTTGATAATTTATGAATTTGATGTTCAACCCTTGATTGAGTTGATCTGATGTCAAATTTAGCAACAAAGTAATGGAACTCTTCAATGTGGCAGATTGATGTTATTGCAAGCCTCCTTAGTGGGAGACTTGTTCGTGAACGAATTGGTCCAGCCATGTTAAGTGCTGTACAAAGCCAGGTAATTTTTTATCCAAGCAATTAAATATGTTAATATATTAATACAATATCCATACACAATTGTACTTTGCTTACATCTATAATGTGTGCAATTAGATGGGAGCTGTTGAGACAAGCTTTGAGGAGGTCCAGAACATCTTTGACACTGGTGGTGCGAAGGGATTGCCTGGAGCTTCTGTTGAAAAGATCCCCAAGATCAAAATCACAAGCAATAACAATGTAGATGCTTCAGGGGAGAGAGTCTGTTGTTCTGTCTGCCTTCAGGTACTGTCCCTTTATTTTTCTGGCAGATACATCTTTCATTTCAAATTGGTGATTGGAAGTGTGATTAATCAGAAAGAAGCTTGTGCAATTGACATTTTGCTGTTTTTTTGCATATATACAGGACTTTCAGCTTGGAGAGATGGTCAGAAGCTTGCCTCATTGTCATCACATGTTTCACCTACCTTGCATAGATATGTGGCTCCTGAGGCATGCATCTTGCCCACTGTGTAGAAGGGATCTGTGATGTggtgtttcctttttttttttttttttgtttaaccaTGTAAATTACAAGATGGGAAAtggttattttgtcaattatttaTCTTGGCATCACCTTACAGGTTCGTTTCTGTTTTTGTTCATTCATATGACCAGATGAGTAGTTATCCTGCTGCCTTGGTAGTTTGGAGTATGCCACGATATTTCTAGTAGATCAGTGATATAAAAGTTTTGAGATATGGTAGTTGTAATTTCTCTTCTTGTCATGAATCCTTTTCCTTTTCAATTTAACAACTATGTTGGGCTTTGCCAACTAGCATCTTTGGATGAGTTGATATAAATTTTTGCACATGTGCATCAATTTATGAAGGAGGATGACCATTTTCGAACCCACAACTAGTCAAGTTAGGTCTACTGAGCTCCtatttttaataatttgtgaGTTAGTTTTGTGCTATCGAAAATTTTCCAATTTAAGAACATTAAGGACTTAATTAACAGTagcttttttaaaaaagaaaaaaaattctctaACTTCCCTAATGTAGAAAATTGTTTTTAATGGTTAAATAACTTAGGGCTGGCTCATGGTTTCCATGATATACAATTGGTTTCCATACTATTGGCAAGCCAATAGTTATACCTAAACCTCCACCTCCCTCTATTATTTAGGATTTGTATGGTATTACTGTGTTGGAATtgctaaattttaaaattaaatttgataaattttatatataaaaatactaaaataacaaaataatttttttatattactttttaacaatatttaaaattacgtttttattttaaaaaataattttaatattctaaAAGCACAATACCAAATAGAAACTTAATTTTAACGTAATATAATAAATTGAGAGCTAACCGTCTAACCCACTTATTGTCTCTAATAATTTCTCAAAATAGGATCCGACAATGGAAGAGAATATGAGAATGCAAATCACACTTTTGCAAGCGGTGATGTTATTTTCATAGGCCATACTCGCCCTTTAATTAATTCATCCTAATTTATTGATTCTACGGACTAATTGGTCTCTTTCTCATTTTTCACGTTCTAAGTCAACATCAATTTTGCTGTGAATTTTTGGTTTTCTTTATAATTAGAAGGGTTAATGTTATTGTCAAGATTCCAAAGTTAATGTAACTTTGTTTAacca carries:
- the LOC110642218 gene encoding NEP1-interacting protein 2; this translates as MEFYQYPSRFSMSSLPFFGDFVEKVKEVCNFAVSAIIGNVFSAIFTFFFALVGTLLGAMTGALIGQETESGFVRGAAVGAISGAVFSIEVFESSLHLWQSDESGIGCLLYLIDVIASLLSGRLVRERIGPAMLSAVQSQMGAVETSFEEVQNIFDTGGAKGLPGASVEKIPKIKITSNNNVDASGERVCCSVCLQDFQLGEMVRSLPHCHHMFHLPCIDMWLLRHASCPLCRRDL